One window of the Fusobacterium perfoetens genome contains the following:
- a CDS encoding ComEA family DNA-binding protein, giving the protein MKKIILTLFFIISIFSFGAKYKMIISDNASGKLDINKATREEMLRSGVAESYVSKIISFRDIKGGIENINELESVSGIGEKTCEKLKKYFFINEIPNIKPLYINKADDKILSYYGFNKKEIKNIRKFLEKNKKIKNNIILKKVISQNKYEKYKDIIRYDVY; this is encoded by the coding sequence ATGAAAAAAATTATATTAACTTTATTTTTTATAATATCCATTTTTTCTTTCGGGGCAAAATATAAAATGATAATAAGTGACAATGCTTCTGGAAAGCTTGACATAAATAAAGCAACCAGAGAAGAGATGTTAAGAAGTGGAGTAGCCGAAAGCTATGTAAGCAAAATAATAAGTTTCAGAGATATAAAAGGTGGAATAGAAAATATTAATGAACTTGAAAGTGTAAGTGGAATTGGTGAAAAAACATGTGAAAAATTAAAAAAATATTTTTTTATAAATGAGATTCCAAATATAAAACCACTTTATATTAATAAAGCTGATGATAAAATTTTATCTTACTATGGATTTAATAAAAAAGAAATAAAAAATATAAGAAAATTTTTAGAAAAAAATAAAAAGATAAAAAACAACATCATATTAAAAAAAGTTATTTCACAAAATAAATATGAAAAATACAAAGATATTATAAGATATGATGTTTACTAG
- the hslO gene encoding Hsp33 family molecular chaperone HslO, protein MKSRIIRGASKNARFFLADTTEIVQKALDIHECSPTAIAAFGRFLTAGVIMGMSLKGDDLLTLITSTDGLVPQMTVTANGKGEVKGYLANPQADLPPRPTGRPDVANLIGKGSLRVIKDMGLKEPYVGLSEINSGEIAEDIAYYYVTSEQTPTVIALGVDLKDNKTVRSAGGYMIQLFPDADEKFIDRLEEKIKAIRNVTELFKGGMDLERILKLLYEDMTDENHERLVEDYEIMEEREISYSCNCSKEKYYKGLITLGKEELKKLFEEMKGTIETECHFCRKKYQFTEDDFKDFLEK, encoded by the coding sequence ATGAAAAGCAGAATAATAAGAGGAGCAAGTAAAAATGCAAGATTCTTTCTTGCAGATACAACTGAAATTGTTCAAAAAGCATTGGACATACATGAATGCAGCCCAACTGCAATAGCAGCTTTTGGAAGATTTTTAACAGCTGGTGTTATAATGGGAATGTCTTTAAAAGGTGATGACCTTTTAACACTTATCACTTCAACTGACGGACTTGTACCTCAGATGACAGTTACAGCAAATGGAAAAGGAGAAGTTAAAGGATATCTTGCTAATCCTCAGGCAGATCTTCCTCCAAGACCTACAGGAAGACCTGATGTTGCAAACCTTATAGGTAAAGGTAGTTTAAGAGTTATTAAAGATATGGGATTAAAAGAACCTTATGTGGGACTTTCTGAAATTAATTCAGGAGAAATTGCAGAGGATATTGCATACTATTATGTAACTTCTGAACAAACTCCTACAGTTATAGCTCTTGGAGTTGATTTAAAAGATAATAAAACTGTAAGATCAGCTGGAGGATATATGATACAGCTTTTCCCTGATGCTGATGAAAAGTTTATAGACCGTCTTGAAGAAAAAATAAAAGCAATCAGAAATGTTACAGAGTTATTTAAAGGAGGAATGGATCTTGAAAGAATCCTGAAACTTCTTTATGAAGACATGACTGATGAAAATCACGAAAGACTTGTTGAAGATTATGAGATTATGGAAGAGAGAGAAATTTCATACAGCTGTAACTGCAGCAAAGAAAAATATTACAAAGGTCTTATCACTCTTGGAAAAGAGGAATTAAAAAAACTTTTTGAAGAAATGAAAGGTACTATTGAAACTGAATGTCATTTCTGCAGAAAAAAATATCAGTTCACTGAAGATGACTTTAAAGATTTTTTAGAAAAATAA